The following are from one region of the Bactrocera oleae isolate idBacOlea1 chromosome 6, idBacOlea1, whole genome shotgun sequence genome:
- the Spn28Dc gene encoding serine protease inhibitor 28Dc, with the protein MISSRFLILVICMQGCIFTKTNADGLSTAGTTSPANTVNETPINRATSATTGDLVAHSALNFAHNIAVLLNEDMHYGKTTIFSPISIMSSMVMLLLGSKGRSYEDLRHIFRLDVPPLSDALTNAFHLEFGAMLQEMQDNAITLQARNRDNWRNTNVAYSIRNKPIISAENAIKMSNVIKIVNGLFIKSGYELNASYRDVINSIYKSDIIPLDFKLTHARDYINDWVYKNTLGKITGIIADSIPADTNAIITSALYFRGFWEIPFIQSATIIDNFYPDGLHEPPIKIKMMATAGAYPYYFSPEYDCKIIGLPYVNNFTSMYIIQPSNSSRNVLRRLLKTLSAEKIEDMISKMIYQNAIFALPKMHFSQDINMKHVLRALGLRDILASGERFSAADLSDLNERTWSRGNRNVVFPTDGTPTTQRFPQSFPPTTGQQNAPVNTEQLLQQWSFKRNVSNNLLSDLYVGDIVHKVDFVVDENGTEGAAATATYLKRSGGNVLFRADTPFLLLVRHDATKLPLFYGVINIPAPNFI; encoded by the exons ATGATAAGTTCAAGGTTTCTCATCCTTGTAATTTGCATGCAAGGAtgcatttttacaaaaactaacGCCGATGGCTTGTCAACTGCTGGCACGACATCGCCTGCCAATACAGTTAATGAAACGCCAATAAATCGCGCAACTAGTGCAACAACGGGCGATTTGGTAGCACACAGTGCTctaaattttgcacacaatATCGCTGTGCTACTAAATGAGGATATGCATTATGGCAAGACTACAATTTTCTCACCCATAAGCATAATGTCCTCTATGGTCATGTTGCTGTTGGGTTCAAAAGGCAGGAGTTATGAAGATTTAAGGCACATCTTTCGCTTGGATGTGCCGCCGCTGAGCGATGCATTAACTAACGCATTTCATTTGGAGTTTGGTGCTATGTTGCAGGAAATGCAAGACAATGCGATAACACTGCAGGCAAGAAATCGCGATAATTGGCGTAACACGAATGTGGCCTATAGCATACGAAATAAACCGATAATAAGCGCggaaaatgcaattaaaatgagTAATGTGATAAAAATCGTAAACGGCTTGTTTATTAAAAGCGGTTATGAATTGAATGCGAGCTACCG AGATGTTATCAATTCGATTTACAAGAGTGACATTATACCGTTGGATTTCAAATTAACGCACGCGCGTGATTACATCAACGATTGGGTTTACAAAAATACTTTGGGCAAAATCACCGGTATCATAGCGGACAGCATACCGGCCGATACTAATGCCATAATCACAAGCGCTTTGTATTTCCGTGGCTTTTGGGAGATTCCCTTCATACAGAGTGCCACCATAATTGATAATTTCTATCCGGATGGTCTGCATGAGccaccgatcaaaatcaaaatgatGGCCACAGCCGGCGCCTACCCTTACTATTTTTCACCGGAGTATGATTGCAAAATAATTGGACTGCCATATGTAAATAACTTCACCAGCATGTATATAATACAGCCGTCCAACTCGAGTCGCAATGTTTTGCGTAGGCTTCTTAAGACGCTGAGCGCTGAGAAAATCGAAGATATGATCTCAAAAATGATCTATCAAAATGCCATCTTTGCTTTGCCGAAAATGCATTTCTCACAGGACATCAATATGAAACATGTTTTGCGTGCGCTCGGTCTGCGTGATATACTCGCGAGCGGTGAACGTTTTAGTGCAGCAGATTTGAGTGATTTGAATGAAAGAACCTGGTCGCGTGGAAACCGTAACGTCGTCTTTCCAACAGATGGTACACCGACAACTCAGCGTTTTCCACAAAGTTTCCCTCCCACCACTGGGCAACAAAATGCACCTGTCAACACGGAGCAACTGTTGCAACAGTGGAGCTTTAAACGCAATGTAAGCAATAATTTGCTATCCGATCTTTATGTGGGCGATATTGTGCATAAGGTCGATTTTGTGGTGGATGAGAATGGCACAGAGGGTGCCGCCGCAACGGCGACTTACCTCAAACGCTCGGGTGGCAATGTGCTCTTCCGCGCGGATACACCGTTTTTGTTGCTGGTGCGTCATGATGCCACCAAATTGCCGTTATTCTATGGTGTCATCAATATACCAGCGccgaattttatttga
- the RNaseX25 gene encoding ribonuclease Oy — protein sequence MGRRCTLWFTFGVLLFSTQWLDVISSTLERSSEESYEDNAKAIKTLEPQQDSVDFFSNKAITISNEYFYEDTSVEHEDVDHNWDILIFTQQWPVTTCYHWREEDSTHACILPEKKEFWTIHGVWPTKLGQMGPSFCNKTADFDLDQLDQILANLKTYWPTIDGQQKLGYFWKHEWLKHGTCAASLEELDNELKYFTRGLAWREQYLMSNILGNAGIHPDSNSTVIALQRAIVETLGKNPSIHCIYDNKRDMSYLEEIRICFTKQFELTDCDGVLPGDAVPIVYPGGTVITNCHISKPIHYPSNVPPTIRRQEKKWKFPVVNTFKLIQLIMWFTL from the coding sequence CTCTACACTCGAGCGCAGTTCCGAGGAGTCATACGAGGACAATGCGAAGGCAATAAAAACTCTCGAACCACAACAAGATAGCGTTGACTTTTTCAGCAATAAAGCCATAACAATTTccaatgaatatttttatgaagaTACCAGCGTTGAGCACGAAGATGTGGATCATAATTGGGATATATTGATATTTACACAACAATGGCCCGTAACGACATGCTACCACTGGCGGGAGGAGGACAGTACACACGCCTGCATTTTACCGGAAAAGAAAGAATTCTGGACTATACATGGCGTGTGGCCCACAAAATTGGGACAAATGGGTCCAAGTTTTTGCAATAAAACTGCCGATTTCGATTTGGATCAATTAGACCAGATACTGGCGAATTTGAAAACTTATTGGCCCACCATAGATGGTCAACAGAAATTGGGTTATTTCTGGAAGCATGAATGGCTCAAACATGGCACCTGTGCTGCATCACTAGAAGAGCTGGATAATGAGCTGAAATATTTCACACGTGGACTGGCTTGGCGTGAACAGTACTTAATGTCGAATATATTGGGTAATGCTGGTATACATCCGGATTCGAATAGCACCGTAATTGCTTTGCAGAGAGCTATAGTTGAAACACTCGGCAAGAATCCATCCATACATTGTATTTATGATAATAAGCGGGATATGAGTTATCTGGAGGAGATACGCATATGTTTTACCAAACAATTTGAACTCACCGATTGTGACGGTGTACTACCGGGTGATGCGGTGCCTATCGTTTATCCGGGCGGTACGGTTATTACGAATTGTCATATTTCGAAACCCATACATTATCCTAGCAATGTGCCACCAACAATACGTCGGCAGGAGAAGAAATGGAAATTCCCGGTGGTGAACACCTTCAAATTAATACAACTCATTATGTGGTTTACGCTGTAA
- the LOC106618511 gene encoding UBX domain-containing protein 1: MIFNISFCNNEIIITNYKFFHISSVKFNYKYENYIMGDIQTLIDMGFAKERVEYAVKITNNKGVEPAMEWLLAHADENIPAEAAAPEAEADKSGSDASQADAATSSVAEAKSLKCDDCGRLCKDQTEVEFHAAKTGHSNFSESTEEKKPLTEEEKKAQLALIEEKLKQKRREREEREKADAMEREKNRIKSGKDMTEARKRMEELEMKKIVDQRKREKAEEKAARDRVRAQIEADKAARKAREQNQTEPASPVTSPTVTSPASTSAVKAVPKDYTQTRIQVRLRDGSTLTETFNVKEQLSAVRVFIQLKTGDETPFNLMTTFPRKVFTGDDFDAPLDVLGLVPSAVLIMTK; this comes from the exons ATGATTTttaacatcagtttttgcaACAACGagattataataacaaattataaattttttcatatttctagtGTAAAGTTCAATTATAAATACGAAAACTACATAATGGGAGATATTCAAACTCTGATTGATATGGGTTTTGCCAAGGAAAGAGT ggAATATGCTGTTAAAATTACCAATAACAAAGGTGTTGAGCCGGCAATGGAATGGTTGTTGGCGCACGCCGATGAAAATATACCAGCCGAAGCGGCGGCACCTGAAGCAGAAGCAGATAAAAGTGGGAGCGATGCTAGTCAAGCGGATGCTGCCACTTCTTCTGTCGCTGAAGCAAAATCGCTAAAATGCGATGACTGCGGAAGATTGTGCAAAGATCAAACTGAAGTCGAATTCCATGCAGCCAAGACTGGACATAGCAACTTCTCTGAATCCACGGAAGAGAAGAAACCTCTTACAGAGGAAGAAAAGAAAGCACAACTGGCGTTAATTGAAGAAAAGCTGAAGCAAAAACGTCGTGAAAGGGAAGAACGTGAAAAAGCCGATGCCATGGAACGTGAGAAAAATCGTATTAAATCCGGCAAGGATATGACCGAAGCACGAAAACGTATGGAAGAGTTAGAAATGAAAAAGATTGTCGATCAACGTAAACGTGAAAAGGCGGAAGAGAAAGCAGCAAGAGATCGCGTACGTGCTCAAATTGAGGCCGATAAGGCAGCACGCAAAGCCAG AGAACAAAACCAAACTGAGCCAGCATCACCAGTAACTTCCCCTACCGTGACGTCGCCAGCGTCCACATCCGCTGTCAAGGCGGTACCAAAAGATTACACACAAACTCGCATACAGGTGCGTTTGCGTGATGGTTCCACACTGACTGAAACGTTCAATGTTAAAGAACAGTTATCTGCCGTGCGCGTTTTTATACAACTGAAGACCGGCGATGAGACACCTTTTAATTTGATGACGACATTTCCACGTAAAGTTTTCACAGGAGATGATTTCGATGCACCACTTGATGTGCTCGGTCTGGTACCATCTGCTGTTCTTATTATGACTAAATAA
- the Gem3 gene encoding uncharacterized protein Gem3 produces the protein MEVGGVAHSLDGKVRTEDVKLKELAPFSKMLLSDAVRKGLQKTGFVYPTGIQATSIPMGKSGLDLLVQSKSGTGKTLIFCTIILEAYRMDIAEPQSLIVAPTREIAVQIELVLNQIGSCCNSFRAVSVIGGLDVADDRKRLHGAKAVVGTPGRLLHLIQNNVLNTSKIRLLVLDEADKMYTQSFRQDLRRIQNALPAKRQTIACSATFCDGLDEELAKIMRNPLLISTEERATLLVGIKQFVYEVVEQKTSILEMQTKLAALRAIFGRIPFKQCLIFAGSQSRANSYCNYLEKEGWPCELISGAQDQKTRLEMFHKFREFKTRIIITTDLMARGVDSEHVNLVINLELPTDMVTYLHRIGRAGRFGSHGIAINFVANEKDRCTLTRLITRIGNGMSVFKFPQKAVAPEQEQEHDFWDFSDFEKDKQYFGLFGCEALAPLASLEHSSFSDTQENNKENVNDNQLNTSSSIDTNTFRVDSKDSALNVQDNLLECPEYNNQHYSPSHNLTIDSRQNSSQQLPSSNTIDDASSIAADSLRSSQQDISRYQSVLMQKAAIPTLFEFLVDPNSSESKADVDGGEAKKKPQIDLFEDYKKAVLTNSNNSLKEIEAARVAEAAPISTKIAAYKPMLIDQPEQKQVVESTPDIYSDYANFNTDENSSSLSQETLSNDIDKATFILSVATPPKMHDSIEEYVNTTSTESDLKNSVCTSESREVSEVKHFTSPAHNQPNNNIPDLIPANQRLLGLVYNQQQLQNLTVNVGARIEIPPQQPRQADSPALNDSVLHSHDDDHSPTISNSDSLHSRSNSERGGSSGFNERNTTSASSGIVTSDTEAERYVENGYYSSSSESGTGSINEGDVELMQPNPEPEAEAESSSTDEDYDDKEDYYEDEDEEDCAEFEDEEDEDIEDNDAEDWFEDKGDDEDLEEEGHDYDNANGVAHNECESDSDGGCGVPYYATYESGVERKNEYETNAAELGDAKVVLATEVEAENAGTSTANIKHESNITNTKHDNEPLETAKTTKTHKHDKKRSTRKTAHSTQYGAYPSYYNCNDSNYVAAHALWMEMYWKQVKQIQDYVRSTREVGRSEDEK, from the exons atgGAAGTTGGTGGGGTGGCCCACAGCCTGGATGGCAAAGTACGGACGGAGGATGTTAAACTCAAAGAATTGGCACCGTTTAGTAAAATGTTGTTGTCGGATGCGGTGCGTAAAGGATTGCAAAAAACGGGATTTGTATACCCAACAGGCATTCAGGCAACCTCAATACCGATGGGCAAATCGGGATTgg ATTTACTTGTACAGTCGAAGTCTGGCACTGGAAAAACACTTATATTTTGCACAATAATATTGGAGGCTTACCGCATGGATATCGCCGAACCGCAATCATTGATAGTAGCGCCAACACGTGAGATTGCCGTGCAAATTGAATTAGTATTGAATCAAATTGGTAGTTGTTGTAACAGTTTTCGTGCTGTCAGTGTTATTGGTGGTTTAGATGTAGCAGACGACAGAAAGCGTTTACATGGCGCCAAAGCAGTTGTTGGTACGCCCGGCCGTCTACTACATTTGATACAAAACAACGTGCTGAACACGTCGAAAATTCGTTTGCTGGTGTTGGATGAAGCtgacaaaatgtatacacaatCATTCCGGCAAGATTTGCGGCGTATACAAAATGCTTTACCGGCAAAGCGGCAGACAATCGCTTGTAGCGCCACATTCTGCGATGGCTTAGATGAGGAGCTGGCAAAGATAATGCGCAATCCCCTGTTAATTTCTACAGAGGAGCGTGCCACCTTATTAGTTGGCATAAAACAGTTTGTCTATGAAGTTGTCGAACAAAAAACCAGCATACTTGAGATGCAAACCAAATTGGCAGCGCTGCGTGCCATATTCGGACGTATTCCTTTCAAACAATGTTTAATATTTGCTGGCTCACAATCACGTGCCAATTCCTATTGCAATTATTTGGAAAAGGAGGGCTGGCCTTGTGAACTTATATCCGGTGCGCAGGATCAGAAAACACGTCTCGAAATGTTtcacaaatttcgtgaattcAAAACGCGCATTATCATAACAACCGATCTGATGGCGCGTGGCGTTGACTCGGAACATGTAAACTTGGTTATAAATTTGGAATTACCAACCGACATGGTCACCTATTTGCATCGCATTGGACGCGCTGGACGCTTTGGTTCACATGGCATTGCTATCAACTTTGTTGCCAATGAAAAGGATCGTTGTACGCTAACACGTCTCATAACACGCATTGGCAATGGCATGAGTGTCTTTAAGTTTCCACAAAAGGCGGTGGCGCCAGAGCAAGAGCAAGAACACGATTTTTGGGATTTCAGCGACTTTGAAAAGGATAAACAATATTTTGGTCTATTTGGTTGTGAAGCCTTAGCGCCTTTAGCATCGCTTGAGCATAGCTCATTTTCTGATACCCAAGAGAACAATAAAGAGAATGTAAATGATAATCAGCTGAATACGAGCTCTTCAATTGACACGAACACATTTCGTGTCGACTCAAAAGACAGCGCTCTAAATGTGCAAGATAATCTGCTAGAATGTCCCGAATATAACAATCAACACTACTCACCTTCACATAACCTAACAATTGACTCACGCCAAAACTCTTCACAACAACTACCATCTTCAAATACTATAGACGACGCCAGTAGCATAGCTGCAGACAGTCTACGCAGCAGCCAACAAGATATTTCACGTTACCAATCGGTTTTAATGCAAAAAGCCGCCATTCCAACGCTTTTCGAATTCCTCGTCGATCCTAACAGCAGCGAGAGCAAAGCGGACGTTGACGGTGGTGAAGCGAAGAAGAAGCCACAAATTGATTTGTTTGAAGACTACAAAAAAGCTGTGCTAACAAACTCGAACAATTCACTGAAAGAG ATTGAAGCTGCCCGTGTCGCAGAAGCTGCACCCATATCGACGAAAATCGCTGCTTATAAGCCGATGCTTATCGATCAACCCGAGCAGAAGCAAGTGGTGGAATCCACACCTGATATATACTCCGACTATGCCAATTTCAATACCGATGAGAATTCCAGCAGCCTAAGTCAGGAGACACTCTCTAATGATATTGATAAGGCAACATTTATATTATCTGTGGCAACACCGCCAAAAATGCACGATTCCATTGAAGAGTACGTTAATACAACGAGCACAGAGAGTGATCTGAAAAATAGCGTCTGCACAAGTGAAAGCCGTGAAGTGTCGGAAGTGAAGCATTTCACTTCACCAGCACATAATCAACCAAACAACAACATACCAGATCTTATACCGGCCAATCAACGACTTCTGGGTTTGGTATACAATCAGCAACAATTACAGAACTTAACTGTTAATGTTGGTGCACGG ATCGAAATACCGCCCCAACAGCCTCGGCAAGCCGATTCGCCAGCACTGAACGATTCCGTTTTACATTCCCACGATGATGATCATTCGCCGACTATTAGCAATAGCGACTCCTTGCACTCGCGTTCAAATTCGGAGCGTGGCGGTAGCAGTGGCTTCAACGAGCGCAATACGACCAGCGCTTCGTCGGGCATCGTCACTTCCGACACAGAGGCGGAACGTTATGTAGAAAATGGTTACTACTCTTCGTCCTCGGAAAGCGGTACTGGATCTATAAATGAAGGTGACGTGGAATTAATGCAACCAAATCCGGAACCAGAGGCCGAAGCTGAATCGTCGTCAACGGATGAGGACTATGATGATAAAGAAGACTACTATGAAGATGAAGATGAGGAGGACTGCGCTGAGTTCGAGGACGAGGAAGATGAAGATATCGAAGATAATGATGCAGAGGATTGGTTTGAGGATAAAGGAGATGATGAGGACTTGGAAGAAGAGGGTCACGACTACGACAACGCCAATGGTGTTGCACACAATGAATGCGAAAGCGATAGTGATGGCGGATGTGGCGTACCCTATTATGCGACTTACGAGAGTGGTGTAGAACGTAAAAACGAATATGAAACGAATGCGGCCGAGCTTGGTGATGCAAAAGTAGTGCTTGCAACCGAAGTTGAAGCAGAAAATGCAGGCACATCAACAGCTAACATAAAACATGAATCCAATATAACTAACACAAAACATGACAATGAGCCGTTAGAAACagcgaaaacaacaaaaacccaTAAGCATGATAAGAAGCGTTCTACACGAAAAACAGCGCACTCAACACAATATGGCGCATATCCGTCGTATTATAACTGTAATGACAGCAATTATGTGGCTGCGCATGCGCTTTGGATGGAAATGTATTGGAAGCAGGTGAAGCAAATACAAGACTATGTGCGTTCGACACGTGAAGTTGGACGATCAGAAGACGAAAAGTGA